TCAAATTCAGAGGGAAGTTGCTCTACAAAGACTAGGTTTCGTATTTCAAAGCAATCCTTCTGGTCAATCGTCCAGTCTTGTAGGACATTATTCATTTCACTTTTCAACCGGTCACTGGTCTTTTGTAGCTCCTCAATTGAACTAGCTCCCGCAATGTTGTATTTTCCTGTTCTAAACAATAGGACGGTGGCCCCATCTGGGTCAAACAATAATTTTAGTGCAGGATGATACTCTGGATCATAAGTTGTCTTATGACATTCCAGTTCCTTCTGAAGTTGTGCCAGATCCAGTTCTATGTATAGATTCCCTCCTCCAACAGCGTTCACTAATTCCATGGAGAGTTGCCTCTATTAGCCAGATTCTGTTTTGTCATTATATTAATATTTATTCACGAACATTCACCCGAAGCGACGAAGCTGAGATCTGAGTTCGTCTATTGCATCTTTAGCATTTTTACGCGACCGGTCTCCAGTATATATGATGCTGCCTGTTCTAGAAATCATAAATACACCTCTATGATTCTCGGGGTCATATTTTAACTGGGGAAACTGCTCCGGCTCATACTCCACGGAACCTGGATTCAGATGCTCATATAGCTCATTGAGATCTATTTCGTATCCTAACTCAGATTTGAATACCAGATAACGAACCTCAAAATCACTGTTTTCTGGATATATAATTAACTTCGCGATATATTCTCTTAGTCTCTGGAACGCTTGCCGTAAGTCTTGAATACTATTTGCTCCTGCGATCGAGAATGCACCTGTCCTGTAGAGAATTATGGTTGGGCCCTCTTCACTCAACTGAAAACATAGATTAGAGGCTACCTCTGGGTCGTATTGTATATTGAGTATATCATTACGCTTGGCAATAGACGGAAGGTCAACTTCCACGCCTAAGTCTCCCCCTCCAACCGCGTTAACCAGGTGGGTCATCGAATGTTGATATACCTCGCGTAAGGTTATACCGTTTGTTGATGAGTGATCCATCCGTGTTCGGATAGCTCTGTCCCCACCAACGTCCGATGTAGAGGGTTCATGAACGCACACTCTGAGGCTCAACTATCGAGTGTCAAATCGAATCCTAGACAGGAGCACTGCGGGTGAACTTTTTCAGACTGTGCATTCATTCTAGGGTATGTCCACAGTTCTCAATCCTTTTGAGGCTCTTGAACAGGTCCAATCCTCATATCAGTCGTATGTTGAGACGTTCCAGAACGTAGATGACAGCATTATCGAGTCCTGGATCGAAGACCGCGTTCGAACGGGCAAAGTGCTTTGGAAGGAGCCATTTGTCCAACTGAACCAGCGATTCGAACACGGCGATACACTCGAACAGTTCGTTGCCGATGGTGAACTCCACGAGGGAGTTTTAGACATCTTCACTGGGCGAGAAGGGAAACCCATCGAACCCTACAAGCACCAGACTGAGGCGATCCACTCCATTCAGGCAGGGAACAACACCATCGTCTCCACGGGCACGGGGTCGGGGAAGAGCTTCGCATTCGGTATCCCGATCGTAAGCCACTGCCTCGAAGCCCAGGAACGCGGCGAGGACGGAGTCAAGGCAGTCATCGTCTACCCGATGAATGCACTTGCCAACTCCCAATACGAGGACTTCGCCGAACGTCTCGACGGCACTGGTCTCCGTCTCGGACTCTACACGGGCGATACCCCGCACAATCCTGACAGCGAGGCCGAGTTCCTCCGGCAGTTCGGCCGCGAGGAGGCGTACGACTCCGAGGTCGTCTCTCGGGAAGAGATGCAGAACGATCCCCCGGACATCCTGATGACGAACTACGTCATGCTCGACCTCATCCTTACCAGGCATGACGACAAGAAGCTCTTCCCGGAGATGCACGAAGGAGCTTTGCAGTATCTCGTCCTCGACGAGATCCACACCTACACCGGGCAGCAGGGAGCTGACGTCGCCGCACTCATCCGCCGACTGAAACAGAACACGGGGAGCATCGGCGACCTCACCTGTATTGGAACCTCTGCGACCGTTCAGAGCGAAGAAGGCATCGACGCAAACGAGGAGATCGCCGACTTCACCGGCCGGATGTTCGGTGCCCCCGTCGACTCAGAAAACGTCGTCCGCGAGTCACACTATCCGCTCGGGCTCACGGCTGATGAGGAGCTCCCACCCACAGTGAAAGTCACCGCATCGGATATTGAGGGGTTCAGCGGGACTCTCGACTCCGCGCTTGATCTCACGGAGAAGCTACTGGATCGCTCGCTGATACCCGCTGAGACTGAAGACGAGGAATCCCTCGGGAGTGTGCTGGCAGGCCATCCCGCTATCGAATTCCTCGACACAGAACTCAGCAACCAGAGCCAACAGATATTCGCCGGCGATGAAGCCGGGGAGGTGGAGGACCTCGTCGCTCGCTATCAGAAGGAGCACCGCCCGGATGAGTCTCGCGAGGCGATCGAACGGGAGCTCCAGGCGGCGTTGCTCGTCGGAACGGTCGGCACAACCGCGGTTCAGGGAGAGCAGCAACCGATTTTCGTTCCCAAGCTTCACTCGTTCTTCAGTCAAGGGAGTGGTCTCGTCGCGTGTATCTCAGAGGACGCATTCGACTCGGAAACACCCCACCTCAGTGACGCTGGGGACGTGGAGTGTCGGGTGTGTGCGGAAGAAGAAGATCGTCGGCGTGACGCATATCCGCTATCGTTCTGTCGTGGCTGCGGACAGGAGTTTTACACTGTAACCATTGACGAAGACGGCCACGTATCGCAGGGAACTCTGAGCAACTTCGTCGACACGGAGGAGGACGAGCGAGCGGTATACCTGATGCAAGGCGATTGGGACTCAGACGGGACCTCTCTCCCGGACGAGTGGTTGACCGAAGAGGGACTGCTCAAAGACACGTATAGAGAGGCTGAGCCCAGTAAAGCGACATATTTCCCGGATAATAACCGACTTACGCAGGGTCGCCCGGAAGAAGGGCAGTTCGAGGATGGCATGTTCGCGGGCCAGGGTGTCGACGTCACTATCGTCGAGTCACCGTTCCTGTTCTGTCCGAACTGCGGCGTCCACTACACTCGCCGTGTGAAGAACGAATTCAACAAGCTGTTCACCTTCGGCACGGTCGGCCGTTCGACGGCGACTGACGTGCTTGTCGGGAATACGATGCGGAACCTTCCGGAGGACCAACAGAAGACGATCGCGTTCTCCGACAATCGCCAGGATACTGCCCTCCAGGCAGCACACCTCAACAATCTGTACCAGCGTGTTCGGTTTCGCCGAGCGCTCTACACAGCACTCCGTGAGCATCGGGGATCCATCGGACTGACCAGTCTGGGTGATCGAATCTTCGACGTGCTGGAGGACTACGACTCATTACCACCGGCCATTGACACTGGAATGTTCGGTCCATCTGCCGACCAGCGCGAGCGATACAGCAACTACCTGCTATTCAACGCGATACTCGAACTCGGCCGCGGCCAGCAGCGGACGCAGCAGAGTCTCGAAGACGTCGGTCTACTGGACATCGAATACGAAAACCTCGACCGCCTCGCCCAACATGACGAGGTCTGGGAGGGCATCTCGAAACTCGAGACAGCCGACCCAGCCGTGCGGGAAGAGTATGTCCACGGGGTGCTGGATATCTTTCGACGGAGCAACGCCGTCGACCACGAGAGTACGCTGACCTATACCAATTTCCGGCGGGAGGTTATCAGTAAACTCGACGACGAGGTTCACTTCCACGGACAGGAGTATTTCAACTTCCCAGTAGGGTACAGCGACACCGCAAACACGGACGGTCCGAACCGTGTTCGCCGACTCACGCATCCGCGTTCACGACACGTCAAGTGGACGACGCGGGCTCTCAACGTTGACACCGACACTGCCGCTGAGATCATCACCGCTGTCGTAGACGTCATCAGTGACAAGGAGATCCTTAAGCTGCTAAATCAGCATTCGCTCCAGTACACCGGAAAGGTGTATATGCTCAATCACAGCGCGGTCAGAGTTACTGAGGCCGACTCCAGCGATGTTCGCGTCTGCCCGAAGTGTGGGACACCGACTACGAGGTCCGAACTCAACGTCTGCCTGAACTACAGCTGCGGGTCGATGACCCCGGAAGAGACCGAGCTTGAGCACTCGTACTTCTACGATCTCTACACCGAGACGTTCGATGAAGCTGTGGACATCCTCGCCGGAGAACACAGCGGGCAAGTCGAGGGAGAGCAACGGAAAGAACTGGAGTCGAAGTTCCGAGAAGGTGAGGATATCAATACCATCGTCTGCACGCCGACGATGGAACTAGGGATCGACATCGGTGACCTATCCAACGTCTACATGCGGAACGTCCCCCCGAACCCGAGCAACTACGCGCAGCGCTCGGGTCGAGCCGGTCGCCAGAATCAGCCTTCGCTCGTCACAACCTTCTGCGGTCGGGGATTCGGCCGTGGCTCACACGACCAGTACTTCTACCGACACCCCGAACGGATTATTTCAGGGAAGATCAATCCGCCGACTTTCCTGCTGAACAACCAGGACCTCATCGTCTCCCATATCAACGCACTCATCTTGGAGACGGTGAATTTGAAGCTCTTCGGGGCACCTGAACAGATTCTCTCTATCGAACCAGAGGACAACAACTACGAGGTCAAACCCGACTATCGGGCAGACCTCCAGCGGGAGGTGGACACCAATCGGAGTGAGATCATCCAGGCCGTGAAGGATGCGTTCGCGCGTGAACGAGAGAATACTGAAGTCGGGGAGTGGCTGACCGACGACTTCATCGAAGACCGCGTGAACGAGTTCGTTGAGAACTTCGACAGTGCGTTCGATCCGTGGCGGCGAGAGTACACGAGATTATGGAGGGAACGCCGTCGGCTCAACAACCTCCTCGGTACTGAGAGTGGTTCGTACCAGGACAAGCGCGAGCGTGACGCCATCGAGGAACGTCTGAACGACATGCGGGCTGGCGACAAGAGCTTCTACACCTACCAGTATCTCCGCTCACAAGGATTCCTGCCGAATTACGGCTTCCCCCGTCACAGCACGACGTTGACGTTCACTTCACGCGAGGATGATATCCAGCGAGACCAGACGCGGGCAATTAAGGAATTCGCACCTGGGAACCACGTGTACTATGACGGTGAACGGTTCGCAGTCCGCTACGCCCGTCCACGGACGGAGAACGCGGAACCGGTCACCAAGCACATGCGCATTTGCTCGGAGTGTGAGGCAATTCTGATGGGTGACGAAGCCAGGGAAGCGGCCGCGTGCGTTGCGTGTGGCTCGTCGTTCGACGGAACACACTCGAATCCGGATGCGATGGAATTCCCCGATCAGCACGCACGGCCGGAGGAGTACATCACGAGCGACGAGGAGGAACGCCGACGGCAGGGGTACAACATCGATAGCTACTACGAGCAGACCGACCGCGTCGAGGAGTACAGCCTCACTGGCAGCGATGGACTGGAAGCACGAGTGACGTACGAGGCGAACGCGAACATCGTCATCGTCAACAGCGGCCTTCGTGACTCTGACGATGACGGACTCAACGGATTCGCCCTCTGCATGGAGTGCAATCGCTGGTTGACGAGTGAGGACCAGATCGAGAAGCACGTCGGTGACGAGGGTAACTGCTACGCGAACGCGACAAGCGAAGTCATCCGACGTGACATCGAGCTCTACACCGAGGGAGGTCACGATACAATCACTCTGACCTCACCGCTACCTGCTGGTATCGATCATGACCGGACCGAGGAATTCTACACGACGCTCAAAGAGTCGGTCTACCAAGGTATCCTCAGGGCCTTCGACCTCGATGAGGAAGAACTGGAAACCTTCGTGAAACCAGCGACCGACCACGGCTTGCTTACTATCGTCATCTACGAGACAAGCGAAGGCGGGGCGGGTGCGTTGCACTCCCTAATGGAAGAGGCCCGGATGCGGCAGGCCTTCCGTGAGGCTCAGACGGTCCTCCATGGAGACCCCGATGACGAGGGATGTGAGCGGGCCTGTTACGAATGCCTTCTCTCGTTCTATAACCAGATGGAACATGAACTTCTGGACCGCACCTTGGTCGGCTCTTGGTTGGAGTCGATGACCGTAGCCGATCTTGAGGCGGTAGCGACGGAGCCTGCAGTAGAGAAAGACTTCGACGCCCTCCTGGCTGCGTGTGACTCGGGGTTCGAGCGCGAGGTACTGCAGGAGATTCGGGACGGAGGGTTCGAACTACCTGACGCGGCTCAGCACACCATATACGACGGCGACGAGCCAGTCGCAAAGCCGGACTTCTTCTATGAGCGCTCTGGCTCGTCGATTGCTGTATTCGTCGACGGCCCAGATCATCAGAAGGATTACGTCAAAGAAGACGACGACAAGAAGCGTAATCGACTACGTCAGATGGGTTTCCGAGTCATAGCGGTCACCTCAACCGAAGACGTGGCGAAAAACTGGGATTCGATCTGAGCTACAAGGCGCGCCGAGTCAGGCGCGCCGACAACCCCTTTGCTTCTGCTGGAATCCGCCGAGCGAAGCGAGGTGGTACTTTCTGCAAGTGGCTCCTTAGCCACACCCCTAACGGAGAAGTGGGTACCCCGTGCCGAAGTTGCAGACGGACACGTTCGCAGCAGCTATTCAGTGCTCATGAACCACCGGTGAGTACCCACTACCTGAGCCAAAAACAAGCAAAAAGAACCGCTAAATGGAGTGTTGGATAGTGATGCCTCTCACCAGTCACTTCGCTATCCGGGCTTTCCGAGCGCGTCAGCGAAGTTCTTCGGTGCGTACATCGTGCCGTCAACGAGCTTCACGACAGGCGCGAATTCGAACCCGAAGCGACGGATCCTCTCTCCCGTTACTTCGGCCCAGCGTGCAGCGCCTTCTCGAAGCAGTCTGCGCGCCTCGCGGAAGTCTGCCGGCCTGAATCCGACGTCTAACCGGTCCGGATCTGCTCCCTCGGTTTGCCGAATGCTGCCACCGTACCGGTCGAGCCACCGCGTCCACGGATCATCTCGCTCACCGTACGTCTCGGCACGGAACAGCCCATCCAAGGCTCCCTCAAGCCCCTCGTGGATGCTGTCTTTGACCGAGTCGATATACCCGGTCACCTCCTGGGCAATGTACTTCGAGGCGATCTGCACTTCGCCGTAGGTGTGCTCAACGACCGGCCCGAGCCGTTTTAGCGCTCGGTAGACCGTATCGATGTGAACACCGATAGCCTGCGCAAGGTCTTTCGGCGATGTCGTTCCTCCGTCTGTCAGGAGTGTGTCGACGAGTTCCGCGTCCGTCTCGTTCATCTGGCTCGCGATACCGAACACCTGAGCGTCCTGCTTCTCTTCGATCCTGGGTAGCCGGTCACGGAGGAGCTTCCGCCATCGGCTGGAGCCTTCGACTTCGAAGTAGTCGTCAGCCACGTAGAACTGCGAGTCTGGTCGGACCGGGATGTCCGACCACTCGAGAACGTTCAGCAGCGTCTCGTCCAGCTCGCGCTCGAGTTGGTCGAGATCGTCCCAGTACAACGTCTCGTCGTGGATCGAATTCTGGAACGAGACGCCAATCTTTGGATTCTCAAGCTCCGTTCCCTCCACCGCATCGGGATTCCGCATGTAGTAGTGCTTGATCTCTTTCGCAAGGGTGTGACCGCCGATGAGATCACGTGCTCGCATCGATCCGATCGTCGCCGTGTGGTAGTGTCCAGGGCACTCTCTGTCGTCTCGGATCGTCTTGGCATACCCCTCGCGGTCACCGGACAGCAGCAGCGAGATCCGGTGAATCGTCCCATCGTAGGCGATGACCCTGCCCGTCTTTCCATCTGTGACTCGAACGTACAGCTCTGCGTCGACGATATTCGAGGACGAATGTGCTGCTTCGGGTGCGAAATCTTCCGGGTAGATCGGGGTGGGACTGTTGAAGCGGAACCCTTGCCTGTCAGCCAGCGATGCTAACGCACGCTGCAGGATGTGGGGGTACTGCTCGAAGTCCCAGTTCGCCCCCTCCATCTCGATATCGTATCCCTCGATATCGCACGGGTTCGACATGGATCGAGCACCCTCGACCGTCTCGATGTTAGGCCACCGCGGGGAGATACGGAAGTACGCCCGCTTACGCGCCTCTTTCTTCGCGTCCGACCACGAGGAGTACGCGTTCGGGTAGACGTACACGAGATACTCGCGGACCTCGTCGAGACGGAAGCTTGGATCGTCGCGAGGCGCGATACCGCACCCTTTGAATCCGAATTCAACAGCCCAGTCGTCACCGTCGATCTCGACATCGGTACGGAGACGACCGTGTTTCTCGAAGTCGTGCTCCTTCTGCAGGGAGTTGAGACCGAAGTAGGACCGAAGCGGGTTGTCGAGGTGCGAACAGTCCCATTTGAGATACGCGTGGAACTCGTGCGGCTGTGGATCGATAAAGAGCCTCGACGCCTCTTCTTCCTCGTCTTCAGCTTCACGTTCGACCTCCTGGTCGTTGAAGGATTCGTCCTCGACTGGCTCGCTCGTCTGCTCTCGATGCTGTGCTCGCTTCTGAGCTGTCTGGTACGCCTCACAGCCGTTCAGGTGAGCTTCGAGGTCTGCCCTTCGGGTGATGGGATGCTTGCAGTAGCGGCAGTGTGCGACGCGCTCGGATGGACAGGTCCCTTCGTGAGCGCTTGCGTCGAACTTGTCGTCGAGGCGGAGCCGACAGAATCGGCACTCTGCAACATGAGTCGACGTACGCGAGAAGGTCGGTCCGACAGAGCAGCGTCCGTTCGTCCGCTGGCTTGACTGTGCGTCGGCGGTGGTGAGCTCGCCCGTGTCCCGATTGGTCGACGAATCAGTGGTCTCAGGTTCCGGCTTGACCTGGTCTGACCCTGCATCCTTCCTGAGAGCGTCTGCCTCGGGTTGGTCGACCGAGGATTCGATAGTGTCTCTGTCGTCGCTTGTGACGGCTTCAGCTGCATCGAGTTGGTCGAAGAGGTCGTCCGGGTCCGTCACGCCGACCACCCCACTTCAATGGTCGGTGAATTGGCGGCGTAACGCTCAATTGGCCCGGCACAGACGTTACACACGGCCGACCACCTCCTGGGGAACCCGCGTGGTCCCCCTGGTTGGTCGGTGCGCGCCAATAAATTGGAGCGAAAAGCCGGTGAGGGCAGATGCCTTGGAACAGTTGAAGGCCCTCACGGGTGGTTTTCGCGTCACGGCTGACACCTCCCGTCCTCGAGCGCCGCGCAGCGCTTCCAAGGATAGTCGATTGCACAGCCGCAGAACTCACAGATGGGTGGGTCGCGGTCGATGCCGTCCAGACGGACGATCACGTCGACCACCTCCGTTCCCTCACAGGATCGCAAGCAAACGGCGACCCGCGCTTGTTTTCCTGATGAACTCCCTTCTGCGAGGGAGCGTTCTCAAGCCCAGAAATGGCGAATCCGGCCGAATCAGAGTCCCTACCTTGCGGTCGTGAACCCTGAGTATAACTGAGGAACAGTAGTGGACTCGCCGGGAGTCCCGCGAGCGAGCGCAGCGAGCGAGTGGGACTACGGCGAGTCCACGACTGAGCGAACGAAGTGAGTGAAGAAGTGGACTCGCCGGGATTTGAACCCGGGGCCTCTTCCTTGCGAAGGAAGCGATCTGCCACTGATCTACGAGCCCGCATTCCCACGCAGTCGGTGGGTCGACTTGTACCTTCTGTTTCTGCGTCGTCTCGACGTCGAACGCGAAACTGAAGAGCGGCAGACGGCGCACCTTAGCGCCGCGTCGCGACTCTGCCAGCCGGTCGGATCGCACGTCGGTGCCGGCAGCGACCGGCACACGGGTTGCGGTCCGACCGTCTCAGTCCTCGAGGACGATCTCGATCGAGACGTCGTTGGGGACCTGGATGCGCATCAGCTGACGCAGCGCGCGTTCGTCGGCGTCGATATCGATCAGACGCTTGTGGACGCGCATCTCCCAGTGCTCCCAGGTCGCCGTCCCCTCGCCGTCGGGGGACTTCCGAGTGGGAACCTCCAGTGTCTTCGTCGGCAGCGGGATCGGCCCGCTGAGGTTGACCCCGGTCTTGTTGGCGATCTCGCGGACGTCGCCGCAGATGTTGTCGAGGTCCTCGGGACTCGTACCGGCGAGTCGGACGCGTGCCTGCTGCATCTGTTATCGCTCGTTGACCTCGAGCACCTTGCCGGCGGCGATGGTCTGGCCCATGTCGCGGATGGCGAAGCTCCCGAGCTCGGGAATCTCGCCCGAGGGCTCGATCGAGAGCGGCTTCTGGGGGCGCACGGTGACGACCGCGGCGTCACCCGACTTGATGAAGTCGGGGTTCTCCTCGGCGACCTCGCCCGTCTTGGGGTTGATCTTCTGGTCGATGGCCTCGATGGTACACGCGACCTGCGCGGTGTGGGCGTGGAACACCGGCGTGTAGCCCGCGGTGATGACCGAGGGGTGCTGCATCACGACGATCTGGGCCTTGAACGTCTCGGCGACCGTCGGCGGGTCGTCGGCGGGGCCGCAGACGTCGCCACGGCGGATATCGTCCTTGCCGACGCCGCGGACGTTGAAGCCGACGTTGTCGCCGGGACCGGCCTGGGGCACCTCTTCGTGGTGCATCTCGACCGTTTTCACTTCACCACCCACGTCAGATGGCTGGAAGGAGACGTTGTCGCCGGGCTGCATGATCCCCGTCTCGATCCGACCGACCGGGACCGTCCCGATGCCGGAGATGGTGTAGACGTCCTGGATGGGGAGACGGAGCGGCGCGTCCGTCGGCGGCTCCGGCGCCGGCAGGTCGTTGAGGGCTTCGAGCAGGGTCGGCCCGTCGTACCAGTCCATCGTGCCGGACTTCTCGGCGACGTTGTCGCCCTCGAACGCCGAGATGGGGACGAACGTGGCGTCGTCGGACTTGAAGCGGACCTGCTTGAGGAGCTTCTGGACCTCCTCCTTTACGTCGTTGTAGGTGTCCTCGCTGTAGTCGACGACGTCCATCTTGTTGACGCCGATGATGAGCTCGTTGATCCCCAGCGTGCGTGCGAGGAAGACGTGCTCGCGGGTCTGCGGCGCGACGCCGTCGTCGGCGGCGACGACGAGCACGGCGTTGTCGGCCTGCGAGGCACCCGTGATCATGTTCTTCACGAAGTCACGGTGGCCCGGACAGTCGACGATGGTGAAGTAGTACTCGTCGGTGTCGAACTCTTGGTGGGCGATGTCGATGGTGACCCCGCGCTCGCGCTCCTCGGCGAGGTTGTCCATCACGTAGGCGAACTCGAAGCCGCCCTTGCCCTTCTCTTCGGCTTCCTCTCGGTACTGCTCGATGACGTGCTCGGGTACGGAGCCTGTCTCGAACAGGAGGCGGCCGACCAGCGTACTCTTTCCGTGGTCAACGTGGCCGATGATGGCCAGGTTCTGATGCGGTTTGTCACTCATGGTGAAGTCACGCGCTAAGGCGCTCTGTGGGGGACTTTTGCCTGTAACACCTAAAACGATTTCGATACGCTACACGGCCGAATACGGCGCTGTCAGGCGGTTTGTGCCCCGTCCGCATACGTCACAGCGGCGGTCCGGTGGCAGGTAAAAATCGACCCACTGCGGTCGACACGCTTCCCCCACGGCTCGGTCTCGTTCTGTCTCGTTCGCGCGCCGATGCGCCGGGTCGCGTCGACACTGACGGACGGCCGACTGTCCGACGAACGAGCGAGAGGAACCGAACGTGGAGCCGCCGCCATGGACGGCGGCCGTGACGATGCCGGTGCCGCCGGCTTACCGTTCGAGCCGTCCGACGTCAGCGAGTACCGCGGTGGCGGTCTCCGGCCCGCCGGCACCGCGCCCGCTGACGTTCAGCTGGCCGGCGTGTCGGGTTTCCAGCTGGACGATGTTCTGCGTGCCCGTCACGGCGAGCGCGCCGTGCTGTGGGACGAGCCGCGGGCCGACCCGAACCCGCTCCGGCGTCGCCTCCGCGATGAGCCGGATCGTCCGACCGTCCTCCGTCGCGAGGTCGAGCGCGCTGCCGGGAATCGCCTTGATCCCCTCCACGTCGGCGTCCGCCAGCGTGAACTCCTCGCCGCCGCGCGCCTCGCTCAGCACGTTCGCGAGGATGACACATTTCAGCGCCGCGTCGGTCCCCTCGACGTCGAACGACGGGTCGGCCTCGGCGACACCGAGGTCCTGTGCCTCCGCGAGGACGTGCTCGTACCCCAGGCCTTCGGCGGCCATCCGCGAGAGAACGAAGTTCGCCGTCCCGTTCAACACGCCGCGTGCGGCGGCGATGTGGCCGGGACCGTAGTCGTCGATGGTCGACAGCACCGGCATCGCCCCGCCGACGGTCGCCTCGAACAACACCCGCCCGTCGCTGTCCGCCTCGGTCCGCCTGAGATCGCGGTAGCGTTCCGCGACCGGCCCCTTGTTCGCGAGCACGACGTGGCGGTCCCGTTCGAGCGCCGTTCGGACGTGTGAGAAGCCGGGGTCGGCGTCCCCGAGCGTCGTCGGCGTCGCCTCGACGAGCACGTCGTAGTCGGCCGCGAGCGCGTCCGCCGGATCGCCGTCGCCGACGACGCCCTCCAGTTCCTTCCGGTCGAGCGCCGCCGCGCCGTCGATCCCGTCGCCGTCGACGGCCGCCGACGACGAGTCCGCGAACGCGACCACCCTGTGCCCGTACGCGGCGGCGAGATCGACGACGTTGCCGCCGACCGCGCCCGCGCCGAGCACCGCGAGCCGCATCATTTCGAGCCCTCCGTCAGCGGCTCGATGACGTGGAGTTCCTTGTCGGCGGCGATCTCCCGGACCAACGCGAGCGCGTTCTCCGTCTCGCCCGGCCGGGTCGCCAGCCGGAGCCGCGCGCTCGACGGCTGGTCGGTCCCTTCGGGGGCCGACAGCGACAGATCCGACAGCGACGCCTCCGTCGACCGCTCGATCCGGTGGAGCGTGTCGGAGAGGTCGGTGTCGACCAGATGTCCGACGAGCAGGATGTTCAGCTCCTCGCCGTACCGCTCCGCACCCGCCTGGATGACGGTGATGCCCTCCGTCCGGAGCGCGTCGACGATCCCCTCGAACCGGTCCGGCGGGCACTCGAGATCGACCTCGACGGGGATCCGCCCGCGCGGGGTGATGTTCCCACGTTCGTGGAAGATCGACAGGAGGTTGCCGCCGTTCTCCGCGATGGGTTTGAGCGCGGCGAGCAACTGCCCCGGTTCGTCGGCGAGTTCCAACCGGACCGTGTGCGCCTGCGGCCGTTCGCCCCCGTCGGTCTCCTGTCGGGCCTCGGCGTCCGCGTCGGCGACGCCCGCCTCCTCCCGAGCCGCGTCGTTCCGGGCGGCG
This Salinigranum marinum DNA region includes the following protein-coding sequences:
- the tuf gene encoding translation elongation factor EF-1 subunit alpha, yielding MSDKPHQNLAIIGHVDHGKSTLVGRLLFETGSVPEHVIEQYREEAEEKGKGGFEFAYVMDNLAEERERGVTIDIAHQEFDTDEYYFTIVDCPGHRDFVKNMITGASQADNAVLVVAADDGVAPQTREHVFLARTLGINELIIGVNKMDVVDYSEDTYNDVKEEVQKLLKQVRFKSDDATFVPISAFEGDNVAEKSGTMDWYDGPTLLEALNDLPAPEPPTDAPLRLPIQDVYTISGIGTVPVGRIETGIMQPGDNVSFQPSDVGGEVKTVEMHHEEVPQAGPGDNVGFNVRGVGKDDIRRGDVCGPADDPPTVAETFKAQIVVMQHPSVITAGYTPVFHAHTAQVACTIEAIDQKINPKTGEVAEENPDFIKSGDAAVVTVRPQKPLSIEPSGEIPELGSFAIRDMGQTIAAGKVLEVNER
- a CDS encoding homoserine dehydrogenase, translating into MRLAVLGAGAVGGNVVDLAAAYGHRVVAFADSSSAAVDGDGIDGAAALDRKELEGVVGDGDPADALAADYDVLVEATPTTLGDADPGFSHVRTALERDRHVVLANKGPVAERYRDLRRTEADSDGRVLFEATVGGAMPVLSTIDDYGPGHIAAARGVLNGTANFVLSRMAAEGLGYEHVLAEAQDLGVAEADPSFDVEGTDAALKCVILANVLSEARGGEEFTLADADVEGIKAIPGSALDLATEDGRTIRLIAEATPERVRVGPRLVPQHGALAVTGTQNIVQLETRHAGQLNVSGRGAGGPETATAVLADVGRLER
- a CDS encoding amino acid-binding protein is translated as MTDAARNDAAREEAGVADADAEARQETDGGERPQAHTVRLELADEPGQLLAALKPIAENGGNLLSIFHERGNITPRGRIPVEVDLECPPDRFEGIVDALRTEGITVIQAGAERYGEELNILLVGHLVDTDLSDTLHRIERSTEASLSDLSLSAPEGTDQPSSARLRLATRPGETENALALVREIAADKELHVIEPLTEGSK